One segment of Pyrococcus sp. ST04 DNA contains the following:
- a CDS encoding carbohydrate ABC transporter permease, translating to MNDRTKFMLKKIAFYAFIFTVVAWILIPIIVSALYAFSTKADYYNPHKVIPTHFTTEWVKVILFTLGAWDGIKNSVIVAVLTIVISFALGIPAGYAIARYAFRGKDTIKLSIIALRMFPIPVMAIPLVVLYIKLNLIDTLFGVALAHTAMALPFVVLITSSIFAGVDKELEEAAMVFGLTRFGAFKSITLPLALPGLAAAAMFTFVMSWNEVFVASILTLKNRTLPAQILSIVAGAAGGAAPAYYKFAAAFIMILPAMLFIFFARRYLVTMWGITLR from the coding sequence ATGAACGATAGGACAAAGTTCATGCTGAAGAAAATAGCCTTCTACGCTTTCATATTTACAGTGGTTGCTTGGATATTGATACCAATAATAGTATCTGCCCTCTATGCATTCTCAACAAAGGCCGACTACTACAACCCTCACAAGGTTATACCAACTCATTTCACAACCGAATGGGTAAAGGTTATCCTCTTCACGTTAGGTGCTTGGGATGGAATAAAGAACAGCGTGATAGTTGCCGTTTTAACAATAGTGATAAGCTTTGCCCTTGGTATTCCAGCGGGGTATGCGATAGCTAGGTATGCGTTTAGGGGGAAGGATACTATAAAACTCTCGATAATAGCTCTTAGAATGTTCCCAATTCCAGTTATGGCAATCCCTCTAGTGGTTTTGTACATAAAGTTGAACCTTATTGACACCCTCTTCGGTGTTGCACTTGCCCACACGGCAATGGCACTCCCCTTCGTTGTGCTGATAACCTCGAGTATCTTTGCTGGAGTCGATAAGGAGTTGGAAGAGGCTGCCATGGTATTTGGTTTGACTAGATTTGGGGCCTTTAAGAGCATAACACTGCCATTAGCACTACCTGGACTGGCGGCGGCCGCTATGTTCACCTTCGTCATGAGCTGGAACGAAGTTTTTGTAGCCTCAATCCTTACACTCAAGAACAGAACTCTCCCAGCCCAGATACTCTCTATAGTCGCAGGGGCAGCTGGAGGTGCTGCTCCAGCATATTACAAGTTTGCAGCGGCTTTCATAATGATACTACCAGCAATGCTGTTCATATTCTTCGCTAGGAGGTATCTTGTAACGATGTGGGGTATAACGCTGAGGTGA
- a CDS encoding ABC transporter ATP-binding protein, with product MVEVRLENLTKKFGDFTAVNDLTLTIRDGEFLVLLGPSGCGKTTTLRMIAGLEEPTRGKIYFGDRDVTYLPPKDRNISMVFQSYAVWPHMTVYDNIAFPLKIKKVPKEEIDKKVRWAAELLQIENLLNRYPAQLSGGQRQRVAVARAIVVEPEVLLMDEPLSNLDAKLRVAMRAEIKKLQQRLKVTTIYVTHDQVEAMTMGDRIAVMNQGRLLQVGPPTEVYLNPNSVFVATFIGAPEMNILEVSVAEGYLEGRGFKIELPQDIMELLRDYIGKTVLFGIRPEHMIIEGVGEMAHMKRTTKVRGRVDFVEALGTDTIVHVVIGDELIKVKLPGHIPLQVGSEVNVVIDVDKVHVFDKDTEKAII from the coding sequence ATGGTGGAAGTTAGGCTTGAAAACTTGACTAAAAAGTTTGGTGACTTTACTGCCGTGAACGATTTGACCCTTACGATAAGGGATGGAGAGTTTCTGGTTCTCCTGGGACCAAGTGGGTGTGGAAAGACAACTACCTTGAGGATGATAGCGGGTCTTGAGGAGCCCACGAGAGGGAAGATATACTTTGGGGACAGGGATGTTACGTACCTCCCACCAAAGGACAGAAACATAAGCATGGTCTTTCAGAGCTATGCTGTGTGGCCTCACATGACGGTTTATGATAACATAGCCTTTCCACTTAAGATAAAGAAAGTTCCAAAGGAGGAAATCGATAAAAAAGTCAGATGGGCGGCTGAACTGCTTCAGATAGAGAACCTGCTCAATAGGTATCCGGCCCAGCTTTCCGGTGGGCAGAGGCAGAGGGTTGCCGTTGCCAGGGCAATAGTTGTTGAGCCCGAAGTTCTCCTTATGGATGAGCCGCTAAGTAACTTGGATGCTAAGCTGAGAGTAGCGATGAGGGCTGAAATAAAGAAGCTCCAGCAGAGACTAAAGGTTACGACGATATACGTAACCCACGACCAAGTGGAGGCCATGACAATGGGTGACAGAATAGCCGTAATGAATCAAGGGAGACTACTTCAAGTTGGCCCTCCAACCGAAGTGTACCTTAACCCAAACTCAGTCTTCGTTGCGACCTTTATCGGAGCCCCCGAAATGAATATCCTTGAAGTGTCAGTGGCCGAGGGTTACCTGGAAGGAAGAGGGTTTAAAATAGAGCTTCCACAGGACATTATGGAACTCCTGAGGGATTACATAGGCAAAACCGTTCTCTTTGGGATAAGGCCAGAGCACATGATAATAGAAGGAGTTGGAGAGATGGCCCACATGAAAAGGACGACTAAAGTTAGAGGAAGAGTGGACTTCGTTGAAGCCTTGGGTACTGATACGATAGTCCATGTCGTCATTGGGGACGAGCTGATAAAAGTAAAGCTTCCAGGGCACATCCCACTCCAGGTCGGGAGTGAGGTCAATGTGGTCATAGATGTTGACAAGGTCCACGTGTTTGACAAAGATACCGAAAAGGCTATAATATAG
- a CDS encoding lipopolysaccharide assembly protein LapB, whose product MKEITRIWEEAISEKNCEKLLDIFDDYLDTIEDEDKLREELKRAGEVAVECENFDLLHEIAHTYEHLGEVEKGIELYKKVLEKRKNDKEKYAEALYYLADAYEHFGMPEEALKTYEELLRVEEELGNEKEKALTLANIAIVKDELENVEEAIRLMEKARDIFAKLKDEKNYLISLIDLAHFNYELGKYDEAMELIQEVLRNPIDKEVEVHSRLVESEIYAGKGENKKAAISLRKALQRAEDDEELFGIAFESVLDFIEGLFNEGNYNALKEVSPIFAELFEDDTREFFKAIEKLAEWRLGDENAKVEFEELYKRIENEDLKAMLDEWKRPKLSLGLGLSL is encoded by the coding sequence ATGAAGGAAATAACAAGAATTTGGGAAGAGGCGATAAGCGAGAAGAATTGTGAAAAGTTGCTTGATATATTTGACGATTACCTAGACACAATAGAGGACGAAGACAAACTAAGAGAAGAACTTAAGAGGGCAGGAGAAGTCGCCGTTGAATGCGAAAACTTCGACCTTCTCCATGAGATAGCCCATACATATGAGCATCTAGGTGAAGTTGAAAAGGGGATAGAACTTTACAAAAAAGTGCTTGAAAAAAGGAAAAATGACAAAGAAAAGTACGCAGAAGCACTTTACTATCTGGCGGATGCCTATGAACACTTCGGAATGCCGGAAGAAGCATTGAAGACATACGAAGAACTGCTTAGAGTTGAAGAAGAGCTCGGAAATGAAAAGGAGAAGGCACTAACACTAGCCAATATAGCAATAGTGAAGGATGAACTCGAAAACGTCGAAGAAGCAATAAGGCTCATGGAAAAGGCCAGGGATATATTTGCAAAGCTCAAAGATGAGAAAAACTACCTGATAAGCCTAATAGACTTAGCCCACTTCAACTATGAGCTTGGAAAGTACGACGAAGCTATGGAGCTAATTCAAGAAGTCCTCAGGAATCCTATTGATAAGGAGGTTGAAGTTCACTCAAGGCTCGTCGAAAGTGAAATATACGCCGGAAAAGGGGAAAACAAGAAAGCCGCAATCAGCCTCAGAAAAGCCCTCCAGAGAGCTGAAGATGATGAAGAGCTGTTTGGGATTGCATTCGAATCGGTACTCGACTTTATAGAGGGGCTGTTTAATGAAGGGAATTACAATGCACTCAAGGAAGTCTCCCCAATATTCGCAGAGCTTTTCGAGGACGATACAAGAGAATTCTTCAAAGCGATAGAAAAACTAGCCGAATGGAGACTGGGAGATGAGAATGCTAAGGTTGAGTTTGAAGAGTTGTATAAGAGGATTGAGAATGAGGATCTGAAGGCAATGTTGGATGAGTGGAAAAGACCAAAGCTGAGCCTCGGTCTGGGGCTCAGCCTTTAA
- a CDS encoding ABC transporter substrate-binding protein, with protein MKRAVGVLVAALLVAAVFVSGCIGGGGPTKIVWASTQLNPPEERAFVLNELIPPFKDETGIDVEFVPISYSDLATRLEGEESSGKVTIDVVADLHGGLDYFNAKGWLTDLTDKVKTLQGRTFIESYMKYATDKNGKVFYVPWMSATYVMVVNKEAFKYLPSGLTEQDVIQGTEKWTYEALLEWVKNIYEKTGKKAFGLPAGPKGLLHRFIHGYLYPSFTGYEAKKFDSPEAIEMWNYFKELWKYTNPASTTWDAMADPLLQGEVLIAWDHTARIKNAITTKPDQFVVVPVPRGPKGRGFIVVLAGLAIPKNAPHPDEAWKLIDYLTKPETQVKILEKVGFFPTVKEAADAVPEGPLKILVKGVTAQSSTKDALVVMIPNLGEKGGEFSGIYREAFKRIVLQGEDPQKVLSELGPKLHNLFKEKGVPEP; from the coding sequence ATGAAGAGGGCCGTGGGAGTACTAGTCGCGGCTCTTTTAGTCGCGGCCGTTTTTGTTAGCGGGTGCATTGGGGGCGGAGGACCCACAAAGATTGTCTGGGCCTCCACCCAGCTGAACCCACCAGAAGAGAGGGCATTTGTTCTTAATGAGCTAATTCCGCCATTCAAGGATGAGACTGGAATTGATGTAGAGTTTGTGCCAATAAGCTATAGCGATCTGGCCACGAGACTTGAGGGTGAGGAGAGCTCTGGAAAGGTAACTATCGATGTTGTTGCAGATCTTCACGGTGGATTAGATTACTTCAATGCAAAGGGCTGGCTCACGGACTTAACCGACAAGGTAAAGACGCTTCAAGGAAGGACGTTTATTGAGAGCTACATGAAGTATGCAACTGACAAGAACGGTAAGGTCTTCTACGTTCCATGGATGAGTGCAACCTATGTCATGGTAGTTAACAAGGAGGCTTTCAAGTACCTCCCATCTGGACTGACAGAGCAGGATGTTATTCAAGGAACAGAAAAGTGGACTTATGAGGCCCTTTTGGAGTGGGTAAAGAACATATATGAAAAGACCGGAAAGAAGGCGTTTGGACTTCCAGCAGGACCTAAGGGACTTCTCCACAGGTTCATTCACGGTTACCTATATCCGAGCTTTACAGGATATGAGGCTAAGAAGTTCGACAGCCCAGAGGCAATTGAAATGTGGAACTACTTCAAGGAGCTTTGGAAGTACACAAACCCAGCCTCAACAACCTGGGATGCCATGGCAGACCCATTGCTTCAGGGTGAGGTCTTGATAGCTTGGGATCACACCGCTAGAATAAAGAACGCAATAACTACTAAGCCTGACCAGTTTGTAGTTGTTCCAGTTCCAAGAGGACCAAAGGGAAGAGGATTCATAGTCGTTCTAGCTGGGCTCGCAATTCCAAAGAATGCCCCACACCCAGATGAAGCTTGGAAGCTTATTGACTACTTGACAAAGCCAGAAACTCAAGTTAAGATCCTCGAAAAAGTTGGATTCTTCCCAACAGTGAAGGAGGCTGCTGATGCCGTTCCAGAAGGGCCGCTCAAGATCTTAGTAAAGGGTGTCACTGCCCAGTCATCCACAAAGGATGCTCTTGTGGTAATGATTCCGAATCTTGGCGAGAAAGGTGGTGAGTTCAGCGGAATTTACAGAGAAGCCTTCAAGAGGATAGTCCTCCAGGGAGAAGATCCACAGAAGGTCTTAAGTGAACTTGGACCAAAGCTCCACAACTTATTCAAGGAGAAAGGAGTACCTGAGCCGTGA
- a CDS encoding aldo/keto reductase yields the protein MRDMKRIGNDRVTSIGLGTWGIGGKEFPDYSHDREAIEALRYGIELGINLIDTAEFYGAGHSEELVGEAIKPFDRDELFIVSKIWPTHFGYDSAIKAAKASAKRLGTYIDLYLLHWPGDSFEKIKQTLHALEDLVDEGIIRYIGVSNFDLELLRRSQEVMRRYEIVVNQVKYSLMDRTPEETGLLEYMKKEGMTLMAYTPLEKGILARNKCLEEIGKKYGKTAAQVALNYLIWEDNVVAIPKAIRKEHVKENAGAMGWRLSKEDRERARLCV from the coding sequence ATGAGGGACATGAAAAGAATTGGGAATGATAGGGTGACCTCAATAGGTTTGGGGACGTGGGGTATAGGAGGTAAGGAGTTTCCCGATTATTCCCACGATAGGGAGGCAATAGAGGCATTGAGATACGGCATTGAACTTGGGATAAACTTAATTGACACGGCGGAATTTTACGGTGCCGGTCACTCCGAAGAGCTTGTTGGGGAGGCAATAAAGCCCTTCGATAGAGATGAGCTATTTATTGTGAGTAAGATATGGCCAACTCATTTTGGCTATGATTCTGCAATAAAAGCCGCAAAGGCAAGTGCTAAAAGACTGGGTACTTACATAGATCTATACCTCCTTCACTGGCCGGGAGATAGTTTCGAAAAGATAAAGCAGACCCTTCATGCCCTTGAAGATCTTGTCGATGAAGGGATAATAAGGTACATAGGAGTTAGCAACTTCGATCTCGAGCTTTTAAGGAGAAGTCAGGAGGTGATGAGGAGGTATGAGATAGTTGTTAATCAGGTTAAGTATTCCCTTATGGACAGAACTCCAGAGGAAACGGGACTTCTTGAGTATATGAAAAAGGAAGGGATGACTTTAATGGCTTACACTCCATTGGAAAAGGGTATTTTGGCTAGAAATAAGTGTCTTGAAGAAATAGGGAAGAAGTATGGAAAAACAGCCGCCCAGGTGGCGTTGAACTACCTCATATGGGAAGATAACGTTGTTGCAATACCGAAGGCTATAAGGAAGGAACACGTTAAGGAAAATGCTGGAGCAATGGGGTGGAGGCTTAGTAAAGAGGATAGGGAAAGGGCAAGATTATGCGTTTGA
- a CDS encoding zinc finger domain-containing protein, with translation MKFEIPVCTSCGREITPREHATHFVCPNCGEAIIWRCETCRVLAKPYKCPKCGWEGP, from the coding sequence ATGAAGTTCGAGATACCCGTATGTACGTCATGTGGAAGGGAGATCACGCCTAGGGAGCATGCCACTCACTTTGTGTGCCCCAACTGTGGGGAAGCAATAATCTGGAGATGTGAAACCTGTAGGGTTCTTGCAAAGCCCTACAAATGCCCCAAGTGTGGATGGGAGGGACCGTGA
- a CDS encoding carbohydrate ABC transporter permease yields MKTRHIPYLLLAPAVAYLAFFIGYPLLQALYLAFTKNGAFSLDTIRRATSDPTFWQALKYTILLAVAIVPIQLILALVLALAVNRTFKGKDFTIYALIIPLTISDVAAGLIWYTMLSDYGFMNKLLMNLGLISQPIHFFGYEYRMMEFLAIVIAEVWRATAIVFVIILAGLQMISKEYLEAAEVFGAGYWTRLRRIVIPMLKPSIQSALIIRTLFAMQVFGVVWILAGRDIPVLAGEGFYQLTEIKDYGVASIYALTIALLSLLLGALYVKFLKAEYLEVRT; encoded by the coding sequence ATGAAGACGAGGCACATCCCCTACTTGCTTCTGGCACCAGCCGTTGCGTATCTAGCATTTTTCATTGGCTATCCATTACTTCAGGCACTCTACTTAGCATTCACAAAGAATGGAGCGTTTTCTTTAGATACTATAAGGAGGGCAACTTCCGATCCAACGTTTTGGCAGGCTCTTAAGTACACGATTCTCTTAGCAGTAGCCATAGTGCCCATACAGCTTATACTTGCATTGGTTCTAGCGTTGGCCGTAAACAGGACATTCAAGGGGAAGGACTTCACGATATATGCATTAATAATTCCTCTTACAATAAGCGATGTTGCTGCCGGTTTGATCTGGTACACGATGCTTTCTGATTATGGGTTTATGAACAAGTTACTCATGAACCTAGGGCTGATCAGTCAACCAATACACTTCTTTGGTTATGAGTACAGAATGATGGAGTTTCTAGCGATAGTCATTGCGGAGGTTTGGAGGGCTACGGCAATAGTCTTCGTGATTATACTCGCGGGCCTTCAAATGATAAGTAAGGAGTACCTTGAGGCGGCTGAAGTGTTTGGGGCGGGATATTGGACTAGGCTTAGGAGGATAGTCATTCCAATGCTAAAGCCGAGCATCCAGAGTGCCCTGATAATTAGAACTCTATTTGCAATGCAGGTCTTCGGTGTCGTCTGGATACTCGCTGGAAGGGATATACCAGTTCTGGCGGGAGAGGGTTTCTACCAGCTCACGGAAATAAAGGACTATGGAGTGGCTTCAATCTATGCCCTGACGATAGCCTTACTATCGTTACTCCTCGGTGCCTTGTACGTCAAGTTCCTCAAGGCTGAATACTTGGAGGTGAGGACATGA
- a CDS encoding elongation factor 1-beta, with product MSDFNLVGVIKVMPTSPDVNLDELEEKLKAVIPEKYGLAKVEREPIAFGLVALKFHILGKDEEGYSFDEVAEKFRKVENVESAEVETVSRI from the coding sequence ATGAGCGATTTCAACCTTGTTGGTGTCATTAAGGTTATGCCAACGAGCCCAGATGTGAACCTTGATGAGCTCGAAGAGAAGCTTAAAGCAGTAATTCCAGAGAAGTACGGGCTTGCTAAAGTTGAGAGGGAGCCAATAGCCTTTGGTTTAGTGGCACTGAAGTTCCACATCCTCGGCAAGGACGAAGAGGGTTATTCTTTCGATGAGGTTGCAGAGAAGTTCAGAAAGGTAGAAAACGTAGAGAGCGCTGAAGTTGAGACTGTCTCTAGGATTTAA
- a CDS encoding aldehyde ferredoxin oxidoreductase family protein, which yields MKGYHGKILRVNLTEEKISIEKLEDNIIEKFVGGKGLGYYLMYTEVPPGTEPLSPGNKLLFVPGALTGLIPGSSKVIAVSKSPETRLISDSSGGDALGPKLKGHFDGLIIEGKAEKPVYLHIYEGQAEIRDASEIWGKGVYETTLKLWKKHEGSSVAAIGRAGENKVRIANIVYDSERASGRGGLGAVMGSKNLKAVVVEPGEKPEVANKEEYEKLWKEYYDSYATDPKYEHTRNYGTTDGLRSSASLGMSPAYNFSRPYIPDELASKLAGDEVKKYEIQPEWFIHGKSCPIKCARYVEVEYKGRKIRVKPEYESIAMLGAATGVFNFPAVAYFNHLANDLGLDSIAAGNVIGWLFELVERGLISKEEIGFDVSGFGDEEAEEKLLLMIAERRGIGAILAEGVKRACEILGRGCEFAVHVKGLEAPAWDPRGRRTYALSYATADVGASHMRGWPRPHQLPNQGPAKELVPSLIEARDESYIFDMLGVCKFVPYKLEDLAKFYSIVSGREWSIEKLRKVAWAVENISRIHAALDWVTPPIDDSIPQRWWEPEPEGPAKGNKAFIDYEDFLEARKEFYRLRGWHEELGVPLPETMKRLGYPEFSEDAERALEIVRKRLKLSIALS from the coding sequence ATGAAGGGTTACCATGGTAAGATCCTTAGGGTGAACCTTACTGAGGAGAAAATTTCAATAGAAAAATTGGAAGATAACATCATTGAGAAGTTCGTGGGCGGTAAGGGCCTCGGTTACTATCTTATGTACACCGAAGTGCCCCCTGGTACTGAACCTTTAAGCCCTGGGAACAAGCTTCTCTTTGTTCCTGGTGCTTTGACTGGTTTAATTCCGGGATCAAGTAAAGTAATAGCCGTGAGCAAAAGTCCTGAAACTAGATTGATCAGCGATTCTAGTGGGGGAGATGCCCTTGGTCCTAAACTAAAGGGACATTTTGACGGCTTGATAATAGAGGGTAAAGCCGAGAAGCCCGTGTATCTTCACATTTATGAGGGACAAGCAGAAATTAGGGATGCTTCGGAAATATGGGGTAAGGGAGTTTATGAAACTACATTAAAGCTGTGGAAAAAGCATGAAGGCTCTAGCGTGGCTGCTATAGGGAGAGCTGGGGAAAATAAGGTTCGGATAGCTAATATTGTGTATGATTCAGAAAGGGCTAGTGGAAGGGGAGGTCTTGGGGCTGTAATGGGAAGTAAGAACTTGAAGGCTGTAGTCGTTGAACCTGGAGAAAAACCTGAGGTCGCCAATAAGGAAGAATATGAAAAGCTTTGGAAGGAGTATTACGACAGCTATGCTACGGATCCAAAGTATGAACACACGAGAAACTATGGAACTACGGATGGGTTAAGGAGTTCCGCTTCTCTTGGAATGAGTCCAGCTTACAATTTCTCAAGGCCCTACATTCCAGATGAACTTGCTAGTAAGCTGGCTGGAGATGAAGTTAAGAAGTACGAAATACAGCCAGAATGGTTTATACATGGGAAAAGTTGTCCGATAAAGTGTGCCAGATACGTTGAAGTTGAATACAAGGGGAGAAAGATCAGGGTAAAGCCGGAGTATGAGAGCATAGCGATGCTTGGAGCAGCGACGGGAGTTTTTAACTTTCCTGCCGTAGCCTACTTTAATCATCTGGCAAATGACCTAGGTCTCGATAGTATAGCCGCTGGTAACGTTATAGGTTGGCTGTTTGAGCTAGTCGAAAGGGGATTAATAAGTAAAGAGGAAATTGGTTTTGATGTCTCTGGTTTTGGAGACGAGGAAGCTGAAGAAAAATTACTTTTGATGATAGCTGAGAGGAGGGGGATAGGAGCAATCTTAGCAGAGGGCGTTAAGAGAGCCTGTGAGATCCTTGGTAGGGGATGTGAGTTTGCTGTTCACGTAAAGGGTCTCGAAGCCCCTGCATGGGATCCTAGAGGAAGGAGAACATATGCCTTAAGCTATGCTACCGCCGATGTTGGGGCATCTCATATGAGGGGATGGCCAAGACCTCACCAGCTACCAAATCAGGGGCCGGCGAAGGAACTTGTTCCCTCCCTAATTGAGGCCAGGGATGAAAGTTACATCTTTGATATGCTTGGCGTGTGTAAGTTCGTTCCCTACAAGCTTGAGGATTTGGCAAAGTTCTATTCAATAGTGAGTGGAAGGGAGTGGAGCATTGAAAAGTTGAGGAAAGTTGCATGGGCCGTTGAAAATATTTCAAGAATACATGCGGCTCTAGATTGGGTAACTCCTCCAATAGATGACTCAATCCCACAAAGATGGTGGGAGCCTGAACCAGAGGGTCCGGCCAAGGGGAACAAGGCATTTATAGACTACGAGGACTTTTTGGAGGCGAGGAAAGAGTTCTACAGACTAAGGGGATGGCATGAAGAACTTGGGGTTCCTCTACCGGAGACGATGAAGAGGCTTGGATACCCAGAATTTTCCGAAGATGCTGAGAGGGCTCTGGAGATAGTTAGAAAGAGGCTGAAGCTTAGTATTGCTCTCTCATAG
- a CDS encoding geranylgeranylglycerol-phosphate geranylgeranyltransferase, with protein sequence MEVKALIEIMRPHNCILAGIVGILGALVAYEGIPPLEKLLLIFAVVYFGCSAGNTINDYFDFEIDKINRPERPIPRGALSRRAAFYYAILQYGLGLLLAGFLGVKAFAFALGAYALTFVYAWKLKPLPFIGNIAVATLTGVTPIYGALGVGRIGLAGYLAVCAFLVNVAREIMKDIEDVEGDREIGARTLPIVLGKKKAGIIASIFGFSTVIASFLPVKAGIGLGYAPMIIVDGMIIKASIDVLINPERASKGQKLLKVATFIAVISFLLGALTKGV encoded by the coding sequence GTGGAGGTTAAGGCACTTATAGAAATAATGAGACCCCACAACTGTATCCTCGCGGGCATAGTTGGAATACTTGGAGCATTAGTTGCATACGAGGGGATACCTCCCCTGGAAAAGCTACTCTTAATCTTTGCTGTGGTATATTTTGGCTGTTCAGCTGGAAATACTATAAATGATTACTTTGACTTCGAGATCGACAAAATCAATAGGCCAGAAAGACCAATCCCAAGGGGAGCCCTCAGTAGAAGGGCAGCTTTTTATTATGCAATTCTCCAATACGGACTTGGCCTGCTCCTTGCAGGCTTTCTAGGGGTAAAGGCCTTTGCATTTGCCCTAGGAGCATATGCATTAACCTTCGTATATGCATGGAAACTCAAGCCCCTCCCCTTCATAGGGAACATTGCAGTGGCAACACTAACGGGGGTAACCCCAATATACGGAGCCCTAGGAGTTGGAAGGATAGGACTTGCAGGATATCTAGCAGTCTGTGCCTTCTTGGTTAACGTGGCTAGGGAGATAATGAAAGATATAGAAGACGTTGAAGGAGATAGAGAAATCGGAGCGAGAACCCTACCAATAGTCCTTGGCAAGAAAAAGGCAGGCATTATAGCATCGATTTTTGGATTTAGTACTGTTATCGCATCTTTCCTCCCCGTAAAAGCTGGTATAGGGCTAGGTTATGCCCCAATGATAATAGTTGATGGAATGATAATAAAAGCGAGCATTGACGTCCTTATAAATCCAGAAAGAGCCAGCAAAGGACAGAAACTCCTGAAGGTGGCCACCTTCATAGCAGTTATAAGTTTCCTACTCGGAGCATTAACCAAGGGGGTGTGA